A DNA window from Limanda limanda chromosome 6, fLimLim1.1, whole genome shotgun sequence contains the following coding sequences:
- the LOC133003548 gene encoding von Willebrand factor A domain-containing protein 5A-like isoform X4, which produces MECCGLLTAQKEPVPLKSIEVELEVRDHVATVVSTLNYENKEDKPLEAVFVFPLPGDAAVCHFSAQIGQTQIVAEVKEKQKAREDYDDALSSGQQAFLLEESEQSPDIFTLSVGSLPPGESASIRLEYVTELAVQADDGLRFCLPAVLNPRYEPQGSEGAGVQVTSVPASLVPYILSFSVRVSSSRPISKVESSCSLESLQYVNAEQTQARVKLAAGHKFDRDVELLIYYRDAHKPTALVEAGQASAKPGSLMGDPVLMLSLYPEFPKSVMSSLASRGEFVLLLDRSGSMDCPTSDTKQQESRIASARDTLLLLLKSLPMGCYFNIYSFGSGFEHIFPKSVEYSEKNLEEALKKVEAMQANLGGTEILEPIKHIYSQPCIPNQPRQVFVFTDGEVFNTKEVIDLVKKNSGSHRCFSFGIGEGASSALINGLAKEGGGHAQFITGADRMQPKVMQSLRFALQPAVEDISVTWDLPKGVSVTVLSPTITTIFQGQRSLIYAQLSGQSSKAAEGGVTVKYSLAGCPSENKLHFSLKPAEDTGLTVHRLGARSLIRSLELDERDGEGQHDEGVKGKVVELSVQSGVSSSFTAFIAVNKGNYEPIQGPLMRRAIPTPRMYLMAPMACCFMSAPSTMAFDCGGLALESAAFEDCDDICLEVFYPESDYVDEVAEPIKQPPRDPLLQLVSLQKASGCWLLDPALAAAVGKTSEEVENTKPSAVNQEVWATILALIWLHGFKMDAKEEWELLAMKAVSWLRAQNAPSVAECVVAASTLLGFSVQTNDLGL; this is translated from the exons ATGGAATGCTGTGGACTACTTACTGCCCAGAAGGAACCAG TTCCCCTGAAGAGCAttgaggtggagctggaggtgagGGACCATGTGGCGACAGTGGTCTCCACTCTGAACTACGAGAACAAGGAGGACAAACCTCTGGAAGCTGTTTTCGTCTTCCCTCTGCCTGGAGATGCTGCTGTCTGTCACTTCAGTGCTCAGATTGGACAGACACAGATTGTAGCTgaggtgaaggagaaacagaag GCTCGTGAGGATTATGATGATGCGCTGAGCTCCGGTCAGCAGGCCTTCCTGTTggaggagagcgagcagagtCCAGATATATTCACTTTGAGTGTGGGCAGTCTGCCTCCAGGAGAGAGCGCCTCCATCAGGCTGGAGTACGTCACTGAGCTGGCTGTGCAGGCGGATGATGGGCTGAGGTTTTGTCTGCCTGCTGTGCTCAACCCTCGCTATGAACCTCAGG GTTCTGAAGGTGCTGGTGTGCAGGTGACCTCTGTTCCAGCCTCTCTGGTTCCCTACATTCTGTCCTTTTCGGTCCGAGTGTCGTCTTCTCGTCCAATCTCCAAAGTCGAGTCCAGCTGCTCTCTGGAGTCTCTCCAGTACGTCAACGCAGAGCAGACGCAGGCCAGG GTCAAGTTGGCTGCAGGACACAAGTTTGACAGAGATGTTGAGCTGCTGATTTATTACAGAGATGCTCACAAGCCCACTGCTCTGGTGGAGGCAGGACAAGCCTCTGCCAAACCTG GGAGTCTGATGGGCGATCCAGTCCTGATGCTGAGCCTGTACCCTGAGTTCCCCAAGTCTGTGATGTCTTCACTCGCCTCACGTGGAGAGTTTGTGCTTCTACTGGATCGATCTGGGAGTATGGATTGTCCAACAAGTGACACCAAGCAGCAAGAATCTCGAATTGCCAGTGCCAGG GATACTCTACTGCTCCTGTTGAAGAGCTTACCAATGGGCTGCTACTTCAACATCTACAGTTTCGGCTCCGGCTTTGAACACATCTTCCC TAAGAGTGTGGAGTACAGTGAGAAGAACTTAGAAGAGGCTCTGAAGAAAGTCGAAGCGATGCAGGCGAATCTGGGAGGAACAGAGATCCTTGAACCcatcaaacacatttacagcCAGCCCTGCATTCCTAATCAACCTAGACaa GTTTTTGTCTTCACTGACGGAGAAGTGTTCAACACCAAAGAAGTGATTGATCTGGTGAAGAAGAATTCAGGTTCCCACAG GTGTTTCTCTTTTGGGATCGGGGAAGGGGCCAGCTCTGCTCTTATCAATGGGTTGGCCAAGGAAGGAGGAGGTCACGCTCAGTTCATCACAGGGGCTGATAGGATGCAACCTAAA GTGATGCAGTCTCTGAGATTTGCTTTACAGCCAGCCGTGGAGGACATCTCAGTCACGTGGGATTTACCAAAGGGAGTGTCTGTCACTGTTCTCTCCCCAACAATCACAACCATTTtccagggtcagaggtcactgatTTATGCGCAGCTCAGTGGACAG AGTTCAAAGGCAGCAGAGGGCGGTGTGACGGTGAAGTACAGCCTGGCAGGTTGTCCCTCTGAGAACAAGCTACACTTCTCTCTCAAACCTGCTGAGGACACTGG ATTAACAGTCCACAGGCTAGGTGCTCGGAGTCTGATTCGTTCCCTGGAGTTGGACGAAAGAGATGGCGAGGGACAGCATGACGAGGGGGTGAAGGGGAAGGTGGTGGAGCTCAGTGTCCAATCAGGAGTGAGCAGTTCCTTCACAGCCTTCATTGCTGTCAACAAAGGCAACTATGAGCCGATTCAAGGACCTCTGATGCGCAGAGCTATACCAACACCCA GGATGTATTTGATGGCACCCATGGCTTGCTGTTTCATGTCTGCACCTTCTACTATGGCCTTTG ACTGTGGTGGCCTGGCTCTCGAAAGTGCAGCGTTTGAAGATTGTGATGACATCTGCCTTGAAG TTTTTTACCCAGAGTCAGACTACGTTGACGAAGTCGCTGAACCAATAAAGCAGCCACCCAGAGACCCTTTGCTGCAGCTGGTCTCCCTGCAGAAAGCgtctggctgctggctgcttgATCCAgctctggctgctgctgtgggaaaGACCagcgaggaggtggagaacaCAAAGCCTTCAGCT GTGAACCAGGAAGTGTGGGCCACCATTCTGGCTCTGATCTGGCTTCATGGATTCAAGATGGATGCTAAGGAAGAGTGGGAGCTTCTGGCTATGAAGGCTGTGTCCTGGCTCCGTGCTCAGAACG CACCAAGTGTGGCAGAGTGTGTGGTAGCTGCAAGCACACTATTGGGTTTCAGTGTGCAGACAAACGACCTGGGGCTCTGA
- the LOC133003548 gene encoding von Willebrand factor A domain-containing protein 5A-like isoform X2, translated as MECCGLLTAQKEPVPLKSIEVELEVRDHVATVVSTLNYENKEDKPLEAVFVFPLPGDAAVCHFSAQIGQTQIVAEVKEKQKAREDYDDALSSGQQAFLLEESEQSPDIFTLSVGSLPPGESASIRLEYVTELAVQADDGLRFCLPAVLNPRYEPQGSEGAGVQVTSVPASLVPYILSFSVRVSSSRPISKVESSCSLESLQYVNAEQTQARVKLAAGHKFDRDVELLIYYRDAHKPTALVEAGQASAKPGSLMGDPVLMLSLYPEFPKSVMSSLASRGEFVLLLDRSGSMDCPTSDTKQQESRIASARDTLLLLLKSLPMGCYFNIYSFGSGFEHIFPKSVEYSEKNLEEALKKVEAMQANLGGTEILEPIKHIYSQPCIPNQPRQVFVFTDGEVFNTKEVIDLVKKNSGSHRCFSFGIGEGASSALINGLAKEGGGHAQFITGADRMQPKVMQSLRFALQPAVEDISVTWDLPKGVSVTVLSPTITTIFQGQRSLIYAQLSGQSSKAAEGGVTVKYSLAGCPSENKLHFSLKPAEDTGLTVHRLGARSLIRSLELDERDGEGQHDEGVKGKVVELSVQSGVSSSFTAFIAVNKGNYEPIQGPLMRRAIPTPRMYLMAPMACCFMSAPSTMAFVNFSLNKADCGGLALESAAFEDCDDICLEESDYVDEVAEPIKQPPRDPLLQLVSLQKASGCWLLDPALAAAVGKTSEEVENTKPSAVNQEVWATILALIWLHGFKMDAKEEWELLAMKAVSWLRAQNAPSVAECVVAASTLLGFSVQTNDLGL; from the exons ATGGAATGCTGTGGACTACTTACTGCCCAGAAGGAACCAG TTCCCCTGAAGAGCAttgaggtggagctggaggtgagGGACCATGTGGCGACAGTGGTCTCCACTCTGAACTACGAGAACAAGGAGGACAAACCTCTGGAAGCTGTTTTCGTCTTCCCTCTGCCTGGAGATGCTGCTGTCTGTCACTTCAGTGCTCAGATTGGACAGACACAGATTGTAGCTgaggtgaaggagaaacagaag GCTCGTGAGGATTATGATGATGCGCTGAGCTCCGGTCAGCAGGCCTTCCTGTTggaggagagcgagcagagtCCAGATATATTCACTTTGAGTGTGGGCAGTCTGCCTCCAGGAGAGAGCGCCTCCATCAGGCTGGAGTACGTCACTGAGCTGGCTGTGCAGGCGGATGATGGGCTGAGGTTTTGTCTGCCTGCTGTGCTCAACCCTCGCTATGAACCTCAGG GTTCTGAAGGTGCTGGTGTGCAGGTGACCTCTGTTCCAGCCTCTCTGGTTCCCTACATTCTGTCCTTTTCGGTCCGAGTGTCGTCTTCTCGTCCAATCTCCAAAGTCGAGTCCAGCTGCTCTCTGGAGTCTCTCCAGTACGTCAACGCAGAGCAGACGCAGGCCAGG GTCAAGTTGGCTGCAGGACACAAGTTTGACAGAGATGTTGAGCTGCTGATTTATTACAGAGATGCTCACAAGCCCACTGCTCTGGTGGAGGCAGGACAAGCCTCTGCCAAACCTG GGAGTCTGATGGGCGATCCAGTCCTGATGCTGAGCCTGTACCCTGAGTTCCCCAAGTCTGTGATGTCTTCACTCGCCTCACGTGGAGAGTTTGTGCTTCTACTGGATCGATCTGGGAGTATGGATTGTCCAACAAGTGACACCAAGCAGCAAGAATCTCGAATTGCCAGTGCCAGG GATACTCTACTGCTCCTGTTGAAGAGCTTACCAATGGGCTGCTACTTCAACATCTACAGTTTCGGCTCCGGCTTTGAACACATCTTCCC TAAGAGTGTGGAGTACAGTGAGAAGAACTTAGAAGAGGCTCTGAAGAAAGTCGAAGCGATGCAGGCGAATCTGGGAGGAACAGAGATCCTTGAACCcatcaaacacatttacagcCAGCCCTGCATTCCTAATCAACCTAGACaa GTTTTTGTCTTCACTGACGGAGAAGTGTTCAACACCAAAGAAGTGATTGATCTGGTGAAGAAGAATTCAGGTTCCCACAG GTGTTTCTCTTTTGGGATCGGGGAAGGGGCCAGCTCTGCTCTTATCAATGGGTTGGCCAAGGAAGGAGGAGGTCACGCTCAGTTCATCACAGGGGCTGATAGGATGCAACCTAAA GTGATGCAGTCTCTGAGATTTGCTTTACAGCCAGCCGTGGAGGACATCTCAGTCACGTGGGATTTACCAAAGGGAGTGTCTGTCACTGTTCTCTCCCCAACAATCACAACCATTTtccagggtcagaggtcactgatTTATGCGCAGCTCAGTGGACAG AGTTCAAAGGCAGCAGAGGGCGGTGTGACGGTGAAGTACAGCCTGGCAGGTTGTCCCTCTGAGAACAAGCTACACTTCTCTCTCAAACCTGCTGAGGACACTGG ATTAACAGTCCACAGGCTAGGTGCTCGGAGTCTGATTCGTTCCCTGGAGTTGGACGAAAGAGATGGCGAGGGACAGCATGACGAGGGGGTGAAGGGGAAGGTGGTGGAGCTCAGTGTCCAATCAGGAGTGAGCAGTTCCTTCACAGCCTTCATTGCTGTCAACAAAGGCAACTATGAGCCGATTCAAGGACCTCTGATGCGCAGAGCTATACCAACACCCA GGATGTATTTGATGGCACCCATGGCTTGCTGTTTCATGTCTGCACCTTCTACTATGGCCTTTG TTAATTTCTCCTTAAACAAAGCAGACTGTGGTGGCCTGGCTCTCGAAAGTGCAGCGTTTGAAGATTGTGATGACATCTGCCTTGAAG AGTCAGACTACGTTGACGAAGTCGCTGAACCAATAAAGCAGCCACCCAGAGACCCTTTGCTGCAGCTGGTCTCCCTGCAGAAAGCgtctggctgctggctgcttgATCCAgctctggctgctgctgtgggaaaGACCagcgaggaggtggagaacaCAAAGCCTTCAGCT GTGAACCAGGAAGTGTGGGCCACCATTCTGGCTCTGATCTGGCTTCATGGATTCAAGATGGATGCTAAGGAAGAGTGGGAGCTTCTGGCTATGAAGGCTGTGTCCTGGCTCCGTGCTCAGAACG CACCAAGTGTGGCAGAGTGTGTGGTAGCTGCAAGCACACTATTGGGTTTCAGTGTGCAGACAAACGACCTGGGGCTCTGA
- the LOC133003548 gene encoding von Willebrand factor A domain-containing protein 5A-like isoform X1 encodes MECCGLLTAQKEPVPLKSIEVELEVRDHVATVVSTLNYENKEDKPLEAVFVFPLPGDAAVCHFSAQIGQTQIVAEVKEKQKAREDYDDALSSGQQAFLLEESEQSPDIFTLSVGSLPPGESASIRLEYVTELAVQADDGLRFCLPAVLNPRYEPQGSEGAGVQVTSVPASLVPYILSFSVRVSSSRPISKVESSCSLESLQYVNAEQTQARVKLAAGHKFDRDVELLIYYRDAHKPTALVEAGQASAKPGSLMGDPVLMLSLYPEFPKSVMSSLASRGEFVLLLDRSGSMDCPTSDTKQQESRIASARDTLLLLLKSLPMGCYFNIYSFGSGFEHIFPKSVEYSEKNLEEALKKVEAMQANLGGTEILEPIKHIYSQPCIPNQPRQVFVFTDGEVFNTKEVIDLVKKNSGSHRCFSFGIGEGASSALINGLAKEGGGHAQFITGADRMQPKVMQSLRFALQPAVEDISVTWDLPKGVSVTVLSPTITTIFQGQRSLIYAQLSGQSSKAAEGGVTVKYSLAGCPSENKLHFSLKPAEDTGLTVHRLGARSLIRSLELDERDGEGQHDEGVKGKVVELSVQSGVSSSFTAFIAVNKGNYEPIQGPLMRRAIPTPRMYLMAPMACCFMSAPSTMAFVNFSLNKADCGGLALESAAFEDCDDICLEVFYPESDYVDEVAEPIKQPPRDPLLQLVSLQKASGCWLLDPALAAAVGKTSEEVENTKPSAVNQEVWATILALIWLHGFKMDAKEEWELLAMKAVSWLRAQNAPSVAECVVAASTLLGFSVQTNDLGL; translated from the exons ATGGAATGCTGTGGACTACTTACTGCCCAGAAGGAACCAG TTCCCCTGAAGAGCAttgaggtggagctggaggtgagGGACCATGTGGCGACAGTGGTCTCCACTCTGAACTACGAGAACAAGGAGGACAAACCTCTGGAAGCTGTTTTCGTCTTCCCTCTGCCTGGAGATGCTGCTGTCTGTCACTTCAGTGCTCAGATTGGACAGACACAGATTGTAGCTgaggtgaaggagaaacagaag GCTCGTGAGGATTATGATGATGCGCTGAGCTCCGGTCAGCAGGCCTTCCTGTTggaggagagcgagcagagtCCAGATATATTCACTTTGAGTGTGGGCAGTCTGCCTCCAGGAGAGAGCGCCTCCATCAGGCTGGAGTACGTCACTGAGCTGGCTGTGCAGGCGGATGATGGGCTGAGGTTTTGTCTGCCTGCTGTGCTCAACCCTCGCTATGAACCTCAGG GTTCTGAAGGTGCTGGTGTGCAGGTGACCTCTGTTCCAGCCTCTCTGGTTCCCTACATTCTGTCCTTTTCGGTCCGAGTGTCGTCTTCTCGTCCAATCTCCAAAGTCGAGTCCAGCTGCTCTCTGGAGTCTCTCCAGTACGTCAACGCAGAGCAGACGCAGGCCAGG GTCAAGTTGGCTGCAGGACACAAGTTTGACAGAGATGTTGAGCTGCTGATTTATTACAGAGATGCTCACAAGCCCACTGCTCTGGTGGAGGCAGGACAAGCCTCTGCCAAACCTG GGAGTCTGATGGGCGATCCAGTCCTGATGCTGAGCCTGTACCCTGAGTTCCCCAAGTCTGTGATGTCTTCACTCGCCTCACGTGGAGAGTTTGTGCTTCTACTGGATCGATCTGGGAGTATGGATTGTCCAACAAGTGACACCAAGCAGCAAGAATCTCGAATTGCCAGTGCCAGG GATACTCTACTGCTCCTGTTGAAGAGCTTACCAATGGGCTGCTACTTCAACATCTACAGTTTCGGCTCCGGCTTTGAACACATCTTCCC TAAGAGTGTGGAGTACAGTGAGAAGAACTTAGAAGAGGCTCTGAAGAAAGTCGAAGCGATGCAGGCGAATCTGGGAGGAACAGAGATCCTTGAACCcatcaaacacatttacagcCAGCCCTGCATTCCTAATCAACCTAGACaa GTTTTTGTCTTCACTGACGGAGAAGTGTTCAACACCAAAGAAGTGATTGATCTGGTGAAGAAGAATTCAGGTTCCCACAG GTGTTTCTCTTTTGGGATCGGGGAAGGGGCCAGCTCTGCTCTTATCAATGGGTTGGCCAAGGAAGGAGGAGGTCACGCTCAGTTCATCACAGGGGCTGATAGGATGCAACCTAAA GTGATGCAGTCTCTGAGATTTGCTTTACAGCCAGCCGTGGAGGACATCTCAGTCACGTGGGATTTACCAAAGGGAGTGTCTGTCACTGTTCTCTCCCCAACAATCACAACCATTTtccagggtcagaggtcactgatTTATGCGCAGCTCAGTGGACAG AGTTCAAAGGCAGCAGAGGGCGGTGTGACGGTGAAGTACAGCCTGGCAGGTTGTCCCTCTGAGAACAAGCTACACTTCTCTCTCAAACCTGCTGAGGACACTGG ATTAACAGTCCACAGGCTAGGTGCTCGGAGTCTGATTCGTTCCCTGGAGTTGGACGAAAGAGATGGCGAGGGACAGCATGACGAGGGGGTGAAGGGGAAGGTGGTGGAGCTCAGTGTCCAATCAGGAGTGAGCAGTTCCTTCACAGCCTTCATTGCTGTCAACAAAGGCAACTATGAGCCGATTCAAGGACCTCTGATGCGCAGAGCTATACCAACACCCA GGATGTATTTGATGGCACCCATGGCTTGCTGTTTCATGTCTGCACCTTCTACTATGGCCTTTG TTAATTTCTCCTTAAACAAAGCAGACTGTGGTGGCCTGGCTCTCGAAAGTGCAGCGTTTGAAGATTGTGATGACATCTGCCTTGAAG TTTTTTACCCAGAGTCAGACTACGTTGACGAAGTCGCTGAACCAATAAAGCAGCCACCCAGAGACCCTTTGCTGCAGCTGGTCTCCCTGCAGAAAGCgtctggctgctggctgcttgATCCAgctctggctgctgctgtgggaaaGACCagcgaggaggtggagaacaCAAAGCCTTCAGCT GTGAACCAGGAAGTGTGGGCCACCATTCTGGCTCTGATCTGGCTTCATGGATTCAAGATGGATGCTAAGGAAGAGTGGGAGCTTCTGGCTATGAAGGCTGTGTCCTGGCTCCGTGCTCAGAACG CACCAAGTGTGGCAGAGTGTGTGGTAGCTGCAAGCACACTATTGGGTTTCAGTGTGCAGACAAACGACCTGGGGCTCTGA
- the LOC133003548 gene encoding von Willebrand factor A domain-containing protein 5A-like isoform X3 yields MECCGLLTAQKEPVPLKSIEVELEVRDHVATVVSTLNYENKEDKPLEAVFVFPLPGDAAVCHFSAQIGQTQIVAEVKEKQKAREDYDDALSSGQQAFLLEESEQSPDIFTLSVGSLPPGESASIRLEYVTELAVQADDGLRFCLPAVLNPRYEPQGSEGAGVQVTSVPASLVPYILSFSVRVSSSRPISKVESSCSLESLQYVNAEQTQARVKLAAGHKFDRDVELLIYYRDAHKPTALVEAGQASAKPGSLMGDPVLMLSLYPEFPKSVMSSLASRGEFVLLLDRSGSMDCPTSDTKQQESRIASARDTLLLLLKSLPMGCYFNIYSFGSGFEHIFPKSVEYSEKNLEEALKKVEAMQANLGGTEILEPIKHIYSQPCIPNQPRQVFVFTDGEVFNTKEVIDLVKKNSGSHRCFSFGIGEGASSALINGLAKEGGGHAQFITGADRMQPKVMQSLRFALQPAVEDISVTWDLPKGVSVTVLSPTITTIFQGQRSLIYAQLSGQSSKAAEGGVTVKYSLAGCPSENKLHFSLKPAEDTGLTVHRLGARSLIRSLELDERDGEGQHDEGVKGKVVELSVQSGVSSSFTAFIAVNKGNYEPIQGPLMRRAIPTPRMYLMAPMACCFMSAPSTMAFADCGGLALESAAFEDCDDICLEVFYPESDYVDEVAEPIKQPPRDPLLQLVSLQKASGCWLLDPALAAAVGKTSEEVENTKPSAVNQEVWATILALIWLHGFKMDAKEEWELLAMKAVSWLRAQNAPSVAECVVAASTLLGFSVQTNDLGL; encoded by the exons ATGGAATGCTGTGGACTACTTACTGCCCAGAAGGAACCAG TTCCCCTGAAGAGCAttgaggtggagctggaggtgagGGACCATGTGGCGACAGTGGTCTCCACTCTGAACTACGAGAACAAGGAGGACAAACCTCTGGAAGCTGTTTTCGTCTTCCCTCTGCCTGGAGATGCTGCTGTCTGTCACTTCAGTGCTCAGATTGGACAGACACAGATTGTAGCTgaggtgaaggagaaacagaag GCTCGTGAGGATTATGATGATGCGCTGAGCTCCGGTCAGCAGGCCTTCCTGTTggaggagagcgagcagagtCCAGATATATTCACTTTGAGTGTGGGCAGTCTGCCTCCAGGAGAGAGCGCCTCCATCAGGCTGGAGTACGTCACTGAGCTGGCTGTGCAGGCGGATGATGGGCTGAGGTTTTGTCTGCCTGCTGTGCTCAACCCTCGCTATGAACCTCAGG GTTCTGAAGGTGCTGGTGTGCAGGTGACCTCTGTTCCAGCCTCTCTGGTTCCCTACATTCTGTCCTTTTCGGTCCGAGTGTCGTCTTCTCGTCCAATCTCCAAAGTCGAGTCCAGCTGCTCTCTGGAGTCTCTCCAGTACGTCAACGCAGAGCAGACGCAGGCCAGG GTCAAGTTGGCTGCAGGACACAAGTTTGACAGAGATGTTGAGCTGCTGATTTATTACAGAGATGCTCACAAGCCCACTGCTCTGGTGGAGGCAGGACAAGCCTCTGCCAAACCTG GGAGTCTGATGGGCGATCCAGTCCTGATGCTGAGCCTGTACCCTGAGTTCCCCAAGTCTGTGATGTCTTCACTCGCCTCACGTGGAGAGTTTGTGCTTCTACTGGATCGATCTGGGAGTATGGATTGTCCAACAAGTGACACCAAGCAGCAAGAATCTCGAATTGCCAGTGCCAGG GATACTCTACTGCTCCTGTTGAAGAGCTTACCAATGGGCTGCTACTTCAACATCTACAGTTTCGGCTCCGGCTTTGAACACATCTTCCC TAAGAGTGTGGAGTACAGTGAGAAGAACTTAGAAGAGGCTCTGAAGAAAGTCGAAGCGATGCAGGCGAATCTGGGAGGAACAGAGATCCTTGAACCcatcaaacacatttacagcCAGCCCTGCATTCCTAATCAACCTAGACaa GTTTTTGTCTTCACTGACGGAGAAGTGTTCAACACCAAAGAAGTGATTGATCTGGTGAAGAAGAATTCAGGTTCCCACAG GTGTTTCTCTTTTGGGATCGGGGAAGGGGCCAGCTCTGCTCTTATCAATGGGTTGGCCAAGGAAGGAGGAGGTCACGCTCAGTTCATCACAGGGGCTGATAGGATGCAACCTAAA GTGATGCAGTCTCTGAGATTTGCTTTACAGCCAGCCGTGGAGGACATCTCAGTCACGTGGGATTTACCAAAGGGAGTGTCTGTCACTGTTCTCTCCCCAACAATCACAACCATTTtccagggtcagaggtcactgatTTATGCGCAGCTCAGTGGACAG AGTTCAAAGGCAGCAGAGGGCGGTGTGACGGTGAAGTACAGCCTGGCAGGTTGTCCCTCTGAGAACAAGCTACACTTCTCTCTCAAACCTGCTGAGGACACTGG ATTAACAGTCCACAGGCTAGGTGCTCGGAGTCTGATTCGTTCCCTGGAGTTGGACGAAAGAGATGGCGAGGGACAGCATGACGAGGGGGTGAAGGGGAAGGTGGTGGAGCTCAGTGTCCAATCAGGAGTGAGCAGTTCCTTCACAGCCTTCATTGCTGTCAACAAAGGCAACTATGAGCCGATTCAAGGACCTCTGATGCGCAGAGCTATACCAACACCCA GGATGTATTTGATGGCACCCATGGCTTGCTGTTTCATGTCTGCACCTTCTACTATGGCCTTTG CAGACTGTGGTGGCCTGGCTCTCGAAAGTGCAGCGTTTGAAGATTGTGATGACATCTGCCTTGAAG TTTTTTACCCAGAGTCAGACTACGTTGACGAAGTCGCTGAACCAATAAAGCAGCCACCCAGAGACCCTTTGCTGCAGCTGGTCTCCCTGCAGAAAGCgtctggctgctggctgcttgATCCAgctctggctgctgctgtgggaaaGACCagcgaggaggtggagaacaCAAAGCCTTCAGCT GTGAACCAGGAAGTGTGGGCCACCATTCTGGCTCTGATCTGGCTTCATGGATTCAAGATGGATGCTAAGGAAGAGTGGGAGCTTCTGGCTATGAAGGCTGTGTCCTGGCTCCGTGCTCAGAACG CACCAAGTGTGGCAGAGTGTGTGGTAGCTGCAAGCACACTATTGGGTTTCAGTGTGCAGACAAACGACCTGGGGCTCTGA